The following are encoded together in the Flavobacterium sp. TR2 genome:
- a CDS encoding peptidase domain-containing ABC transporter: protein MTPFKRFYNLLQLDKRDVYQIIFYAAFAGLVNLSLPLGIQAIINFIQSGQLSVSWIVLVILVTVGVGFGGVLTILQLRIVENLQQRIFVRSSFEFAYRMPLIKFKEMYSEYAPEKANRFFDTLMVQKGTAKLLLDFCTAFLQVGLGIILLVLYHSFFMVIGLLFIVILYVIFKFSYKDGLETSLNESKFKYKVAAWLQEIARNRESFRRKGAFEYALERNDEYATNYVNYREKHFQVMKKQYIQLTIFKVIVTAALLSIGGFLVIHHQMNIGQFVAAEIVIVLLINSVEKIIFGLESFYDVLTSVEKIGQVTDMEISCIPQTSDKTEKGINIETESISYNYPEHNKKSLKNINLKISQGEKIILTGTNGAGKSTLLRLLSGVLEPESGAMYVTDNYMNRLNEDTYRAQAGTFLQGDTLFAGTIRENIIFGNEKLNSDDLKWALDNVGLTPYIKTFENGLENQIHPGGRELSASDVQKILLARSIVGKPNILFLEDPVDKMDEITSSKIVDFLLSEENDWTVIVTSKNDIWKSKCSRMITIDDGKIINDIKL, encoded by the coding sequence ATGACACCATTCAAACGATTTTACAACTTATTGCAGCTCGATAAGCGCGATGTGTATCAAATTATCTTCTATGCTGCATTTGCAGGGTTAGTCAATCTTTCCCTGCCATTGGGAATCCAAGCTATTATTAATTTTATTCAAAGCGGACAGCTGAGCGTCTCGTGGATCGTACTCGTGATTCTGGTTACGGTTGGAGTTGGTTTTGGAGGCGTGCTGACGATTTTGCAGCTGCGTATTGTTGAAAATTTGCAGCAACGAATTTTTGTGCGTTCTTCTTTTGAGTTTGCCTACAGAATGCCTTTAATTAAATTTAAAGAAATGTACTCAGAGTATGCTCCCGAAAAAGCCAATCGCTTTTTTGATACTTTGATGGTACAGAAAGGCACTGCAAAACTGCTTCTAGATTTCTGTACAGCATTCCTTCAGGTTGGTCTGGGGATTATCTTATTGGTGCTGTACCATTCTTTCTTCATGGTAATCGGGCTTTTATTTATAGTCATATTATATGTCATTTTTAAATTTTCGTACAAAGACGGTCTCGAAACCAGTTTGAACGAATCAAAATTTAAGTACAAAGTGGCAGCGTGGCTTCAGGAAATTGCTAGAAATAGAGAAAGTTTCCGCAGGAAAGGAGCTTTTGAATATGCTTTGGAAAGAAATGACGAATACGCGACCAACTACGTTAATTACCGTGAAAAACACTTTCAGGTAATGAAAAAACAATACATTCAGCTTACTATTTTTAAAGTAATTGTTACTGCTGCCTTATTATCCATCGGTGGTTTTCTGGTAATTCACCACCAAATGAACATAGGGCAGTTCGTAGCAGCTGAAATCGTAATTGTATTATTGATCAATTCGGTAGAAAAAATCATCTTCGGGTTGGAGTCTTTCTACGATGTATTGACTTCTGTTGAAAAAATTGGTCAAGTGACAGACATGGAAATTTCGTGCATTCCTCAGACTTCAGACAAAACAGAAAAAGGAATCAATATCGAGACTGAAAGTATTAGCTACAATTACCCGGAGCATAATAAGAAGTCGCTTAAGAATATTAATCTGAAAATTTCTCAAGGCGAAAAAATTATTCTAACGGGAACAAATGGTGCGGGAAAAAGTACTTTGCTGCGACTTCTTTCGGGGGTTTTAGAGCCAGAAAGCGGAGCAATGTATGTCACAGATAATTACATGAATCGCCTCAACGAAGATACGTACAGAGCACAAGCGGGTACATTCTTGCAAGGCGATACGCTTTTTGCAGGGACAATACGCGAGAATATTATTTTTGGAAATGAAAAACTAAATAGCGATGATTTAAAATGGGCTTTAGACAATGTTGGGCTGACACCGTACATTAAAACTTTTGAGAACGGACTGGAGAATCAAATCCATCCTGGCGGTCGCGAACTTTCTGCTTCTGATGTGCAAAAAATTCTTTTGGCTAGAAGCATTGTAGGGAAACCAAATATCTTATTCTTGGAAGATCCGGTTGATAAAATGGACGAAATCACTTCGAGTAAAATTGTTGATTTTTTACTTTCCGAAGAAAACGACTGGACTGTAATTGTGACTTCTAAAAATGATATCTGGAAAAGCAAATGCAGTCGTATGATTACGATTGATGACGGGAAAATTATTAACGACATAAAGCTTTAA
- a CDS encoding DUF1810 domain-containing protein, with translation MIYAKDDLTRFLDAQNKLYLTALSEIKKGKKETNWMWFIFPQIKGLGKSAISDYYAVADLKEATEFLNHPILSKHLIEISKLLLTFKKKSAEGILGELDARKLHSSMSLFVQVENAHPVFQEILDTFFFGHLDQLTLNFTTNEMFLTEQENM, from the coding sequence ATGATCTACGCAAAAGATGATTTGACCCGTTTTTTAGATGCTCAAAATAAGCTTTATCTGACTGCTCTTTCTGAAATTAAAAAAGGAAAGAAAGAGACCAACTGGATGTGGTTTATTTTTCCGCAGATTAAAGGTTTAGGAAAAAGTGCCATTTCTGATTATTATGCTGTTGCGGATTTAAAAGAAGCAACCGAATTTCTAAATCATCCCATTTTATCTAAGCACTTAATTGAAATCTCGAAGCTTCTTTTAACTTTTAAAAAGAAATCTGCTGAAGGTATTTTGGGCGAACTCGATGCTCGAAAATTACATTCGTCAATGAGCCTATTTGTTCAGGTAGAAAATGCGCATCCTGTTTTTCAGGAGATTTTAGATACTTTTTTCTTTGGACATTTGGATCAATTGACTTTAAATTTTACAACCAATGAAATGTTCCTAACGGAACAAGAAAATATGTAA
- a CDS encoding protein-disulfide reductase DsbD family protein — protein sequence MKKNVFLLGFFLLFSILVKAQIYNPIKWKTSVEKISDTEYELQAKAIIESGWHLYSQEVSDGGPIPTHFNFIKGADFQLIDAVKEEKGKTVNDPVFKMQIKFFEKETTFRQRVKILSSKPFKINAEVEFMVCNDENCLPPSSDELEFSISPSAKAKTLIEAAVKEETRIIAIDSSSTEAKEKTEQIVTAEEVKMPQAAFKKNEPKTTSRSLWTIFLLSFFSGFAALLTPCVFPMIPMTVSFFTKQSKTKSQGIRKAVFYGIAIIAIYIFLGAVVTWAFGADSLNALSTNVWFNLIFFVLLMIFAFSFLGAFEIMLPNAWANKVDSQADRGGIVGILFMALALAIVSFSCTGPIVGTLLVEAASRGGIAPFVGMFGFSLALALPFTLFAAFPGWLNSLPKSGGWLNSVKVFLGFLEMALAFKFLSNADLVLQLHWLERETFLAIWIAIFGTLAFYLFGKIQLPHDSPVSNISVGRLGLGVLVLAFTIYLIPGIWGAPLKMISGFPPPMHYSEIPNGLNNVSSDEITQNLPEGAELGPHNIMAFTDYDLGMKYAKKIGKPVMIDFTGHACVNCRKMEDNVWSDEKVQKVLKGDLVLISLYVDDKRELNPNEQITSKLTGKKLKYIGQKWSEFQTLTYKTNAQPFYVLVDHNGETLNETSAYNPDIEEYLNWLKKGVSNFEKS from the coding sequence ATGAAAAAAAATGTTTTTTTACTGGGCTTTTTCCTGCTGTTTTCCATATTAGTAAAGGCTCAGATATACAATCCCATAAAATGGAAAACCAGTGTCGAGAAAATTTCCGATACTGAATACGAATTGCAGGCAAAAGCCATTATCGAATCGGGCTGGCATTTATACAGTCAGGAAGTTTCAGACGGAGGTCCGATTCCGACCCATTTTAATTTTATAAAAGGAGCCGATTTCCAGCTTATTGATGCTGTAAAAGAAGAAAAAGGAAAAACGGTTAACGATCCTGTTTTCAAAATGCAGATTAAGTTTTTTGAAAAAGAAACCACCTTTAGGCAGCGCGTCAAAATATTGTCATCAAAACCTTTTAAAATCAATGCAGAGGTTGAATTTATGGTTTGCAATGATGAAAACTGTCTTCCGCCAAGTTCAGACGAATTGGAGTTTAGCATAAGCCCATCCGCGAAAGCGAAAACTCTAATAGAAGCGGCCGTAAAAGAAGAAACAAGAATAATCGCAATAGATTCTTCAAGTACTGAAGCAAAAGAAAAAACAGAACAAATTGTTACGGCAGAAGAGGTAAAAATGCCTCAAGCAGCTTTCAAAAAAAACGAGCCTAAAACAACATCTAGAAGTTTATGGACCATTTTTTTATTGTCCTTTTTCTCAGGATTTGCAGCCTTGCTGACACCTTGCGTTTTTCCGATGATTCCGATGACGGTGAGTTTTTTTACCAAACAAAGCAAGACCAAATCGCAGGGAATCAGAAAAGCCGTTTTTTACGGAATCGCTATTATTGCCATTTATATCTTCTTGGGAGCTGTTGTAACTTGGGCTTTTGGAGCAGATTCTTTAAATGCGCTTTCGACAAACGTTTGGTTTAATCTGATCTTTTTTGTGCTTTTAATGATTTTTGCTTTTTCATTTTTAGGAGCATTCGAAATCATGCTTCCAAATGCATGGGCAAACAAAGTCGATTCGCAGGCTGATAGAGGCGGAATCGTAGGCATATTGTTTATGGCTTTGGCATTGGCAATTGTGTCTTTTTCTTGCACGGGCCCCATAGTGGGCACTTTGCTGGTCGAAGCCGCTTCGCGCGGAGGAATTGCGCCTTTTGTCGGAATGTTTGGTTTTTCTCTGGCTTTGGCTTTGCCATTTACTCTTTTTGCCGCTTTTCCGGGCTGGCTGAATTCCCTTCCAAAATCAGGAGGCTGGCTGAATTCGGTTAAAGTATTCTTAGGGTTTTTAGAAATGGCGCTTGCTTTCAAATTCCTTTCTAATGCCGATTTGGTTCTGCAATTGCACTGGCTGGAAAGAGAAACATTTTTAGCAATTTGGATCGCGATTTTCGGAACATTAGCTTTTTATTTATTTGGAAAAATTCAGTTGCCGCATGACAGCCCAGTTTCAAATATAAGTGTTGGAAGGCTTGGGTTAGGCGTTTTGGTTTTGGCTTTTACCATTTATCTGATTCCCGGAATTTGGGGCGCACCGCTTAAAATGATTAGCGGTTTTCCTCCGCCAATGCATTATAGCGAAATCCCAAATGGTTTGAACAACGTTTCTTCAGACGAAATAACTCAAAACTTGCCTGAAGGGGCAGAGCTTGGACCGCATAACATCATGGCTTTTACCGACTATGATTTAGGTATGAAGTATGCCAAAAAAATAGGAAAGCCAGTTATGATTGATTTTACGGGTCATGCCTGTGTAAACTGCCGTAAAATGGAAGACAATGTTTGGTCTGACGAAAAGGTTCAGAAAGTCTTAAAAGGCGACTTGGTTTTAATTTCGCTTTATGTAGATGACAAAAGAGAACTGAATCCGAACGAACAGATTACTTCTAAATTGACAGGCAAAAAATTAAAATACATTGGGCAAAAATGGAGCGAATTCCAAACGCTGACTTACAAAACCAATGCTCAGCCTTTTTATGTTCTGGTTGATCATAACGGAGAAACGCTCAACGAAACTTCTGCTTACAATCCAGATATCGAAGAATATTTGAATTGGCTTAAAAAGGGCGTTTCTAATTTTGAAAAAAGCTAA
- a CDS encoding M16 family metallopeptidase, which translates to MKKISVVLLLLTGFINLSQAQNFKSSDPIAVNQKIKKGVLPNGMTYYIYPTDVNKNTASYYIIQNVGSILENDQQKGLAHFLEHMAFNGTKHFEGKGILNTLQKQGAVFGRNINAYTSTDETVYNLDNIPSKDGGVIDTCLLVLHDWSNFLSLTNEEIDAERGVITEEWRTRQNARARIYNQLASYYYNNSLYADRMPIGDMEIIKNFKYQVLKDFYKDWYRPDLQAIAIVGDINADEIEAKIKKLFADIPTPVNPKKRFEIAIPERVEPIFKLALDKEISASNISYMIRHVSEKPTGTYAELEKSTQRSLAFSILNNRLGEMAQKQECPFKGASVGYQNYTRLNDIWILGVSPKPEKQAEAFAIVMNEWVRAYKFGFSKGEIERAVTETISGYENYLEKLNEISHKDVIGMVKGDYLSHEIIADPKAEFEMVKNILKNVDTKILQEQISKLYTAQNRVVTVTGVENENNLTQEKAFDIIQKAENDASLQPYVDTFEGKTLLGNLKINSGKIVSEKKETAIDATTFVLSNGVKVHYKFADKNKKEVELKAESFGGTSLYEPQDLPSIGRATTLALMSGVGELSNVDLEKVLKGKIANSSVSISSLKETVSGSANVKDIETMMQLVHLRFVQPRFDNQMYALLKQRLENSLKNRANDINAKMEDSLTAVVYGKNNPRIQPFNQKYIDDLSFDKMKAFYLDRFADVSNFEFYIVGDVTPEVLKPLLEKYIASISGIKRKEKFKTDIPKWTSNKIDRDIFIKMETPKSSVRIAFLKDFAFSQRNRILASYLSDVLTLRYTESLREKEGGTYGAGVKASMDKLPISKANLQITFDCDADKVEHLLPIVYQEIDKIKKGEIAAEDIEKTRTNYLKSREDSKNFNSYSMNLIYNYFENGYDMNDPKNYVAIVKSITAKDIQEFANSFLDKADAMEVVFKPLK; encoded by the coding sequence ATGAAAAAAATATCTGTAGTTCTTCTGCTTCTGACTGGTTTTATAAACTTGTCGCAAGCTCAAAACTTTAAATCAAGCGACCCGATTGCAGTCAACCAAAAAATAAAAAAAGGAGTGCTGCCAAACGGAATGACGTATTATATTTATCCGACAGATGTCAATAAAAATACGGCAAGCTATTACATCATCCAAAACGTCGGTTCGATTTTAGAAAACGATCAGCAGAAAGGTCTCGCGCATTTTTTGGAGCATATGGCGTTTAACGGAACCAAGCATTTTGAAGGCAAAGGAATCTTGAACACACTTCAAAAGCAAGGAGCTGTTTTCGGCAGAAACATTAACGCTTACACAAGCACAGACGAGACCGTTTACAACTTAGACAATATTCCGTCAAAAGATGGCGGAGTTATAGATACTTGTTTATTGGTTTTGCACGACTGGTCAAATTTTCTTTCGCTGACGAATGAAGAAATCGATGCAGAGCGCGGTGTAATCACCGAAGAATGGCGTACAAGACAAAATGCGAGAGCGAGAATTTACAATCAGTTAGCATCTTATTATTACAACAACTCGCTTTATGCAGACCGTATGCCGATTGGCGATATGGAAATCATCAAAAACTTTAAATATCAGGTCTTAAAAGATTTTTATAAAGATTGGTATCGTCCAGATTTGCAGGCAATCGCAATTGTGGGAGACATAAATGCAGACGAAATTGAAGCAAAAATCAAGAAGCTTTTTGCCGATATTCCGACGCCGGTAAATCCGAAAAAGCGTTTTGAAATTGCTATTCCAGAACGAGTTGAGCCTATTTTCAAACTGGCTTTAGACAAAGAAATTTCGGCTTCAAATATTAGCTATATGATTCGCCACGTTTCAGAAAAACCAACAGGAACTTATGCCGAATTAGAGAAATCTACTCAAAGAAGCCTTGCTTTTTCTATCCTAAATAATCGTTTGGGAGAAATGGCGCAGAAACAGGAATGTCCTTTTAAAGGCGCATCAGTTGGATATCAAAACTATACTCGTTTAAATGATATTTGGATTTTGGGCGTTTCTCCAAAACCAGAAAAACAAGCCGAAGCTTTTGCAATAGTTATGAACGAATGGGTTCGCGCCTATAAATTTGGTTTTTCAAAAGGAGAAATCGAAAGAGCCGTTACAGAAACGATTTCAGGTTACGAAAATTATCTGGAAAAATTAAATGAGATTTCGCATAAAGATGTCATCGGAATGGTAAAAGGTGATTATCTAAGTCACGAAATTATTGCAGATCCTAAAGCAGAATTTGAAATGGTAAAAAACATTCTGAAAAATGTTGACACTAAAATTCTTCAGGAGCAAATCAGTAAGTTATATACAGCACAAAATCGTGTGGTAACAGTTACCGGTGTAGAAAACGAAAACAACTTAACGCAGGAAAAAGCTTTTGATATTATTCAGAAAGCCGAAAACGATGCCTCGTTACAGCCTTATGTAGATACTTTTGAAGGAAAAACACTTTTAGGAAACCTGAAAATCAATTCAGGAAAAATTGTTTCGGAGAAAAAAGAAACGGCAATCGATGCGACTACTTTCGTATTGAGCAACGGTGTAAAAGTGCATTATAAATTTGCCGATAAAAACAAAAAAGAAGTAGAGCTGAAAGCCGAAAGTTTTGGCGGAACTTCATTATACGAGCCGCAAGATCTTCCATCAATTGGGCGCGCTACAACTTTGGCCTTGATGTCTGGAGTGGGCGAACTTTCGAATGTGGATTTGGAAAAAGTTTTGAAAGGAAAAATTGCCAATTCATCTGTAAGCATCAGTTCGCTTAAAGAAACAGTTTCGGGTTCGGCAAATGTAAAGGATATCGAAACAATGATGCAGTTGGTGCATCTGCGTTTTGTGCAGCCAAGATTTGATAATCAGATGTATGCCCTGTTAAAGCAAAGATTAGAAAATTCGCTTAAAAACAGAGCAAATGATATCAATGCAAAAATGGAAGATAGTTTAACAGCTGTGGTTTACGGAAAAAATAACCCAAGAATACAGCCATTCAATCAAAAATATATCGACGATTTATCTTTTGATAAAATGAAAGCTTTTTATCTGGATCGTTTTGCAGATGTTTCAAACTTCGAATTTTATATTGTTGGAGATGTTACGCCAGAAGTTCTAAAACCTTTGTTAGAAAAATATATTGCGAGTATAAGCGGAATTAAACGAAAAGAAAAATTCAAGACAGACATTCCGAAATGGACATCAAATAAAATTGACAGAGATATTTTCATCAAAATGGAAACTCCAAAAAGTTCTGTCCGCATCGCCTTTTTAAAAGACTTTGCTTTTTCTCAAAGAAACAGAATTTTGGCTTCCTATTTAAGCGATGTCCTGACGCTGCGCTATACGGAAAGCCTTCGCGAAAAAGAAGGCGGCACTTATGGAGCAGGAGTAAAAGCGAGCATGGACAAACTTCCGATTTCAAAAGCAAATCTTCAGATTACTTTTGACTGCGATGCCGATAAAGTAGAGCATTTGCTGCCAATTGTGTATCAGGAAATCGATAAAATCAAAAAAGGAGAAATTGCCGCTGAAGATATTGAGAAAACAAGAACGAACTATTTAAAATCGAGAGAAGACAGCAAAAACTTCAACAGTTACAGCATGAACTTGATTTATAATTATTTTGAGAACGGTTACGATATGAATGATCCCAAAAATTATGTTGCCATAGTAAAAAGCATCACAGCCAAAGACATTCAGGAATTTGCAAATTCGTTTCTAGACAAAGCAGATGCTATGGAAGTCGTTTTCAAACCATTAAAATAA
- a CDS encoding TlpA disulfide reductase family protein, whose protein sequence is MKKNIFYFILTFITVQMSFAANLSEYAVIRGTISIPDFKAKEVTLYNVEDGKPAVAATAKVNSLGEFGFMTPVSAAGFYYVDYGQFKGKKQLIRLYLEPKLDINLAVNPTNYVLSGKNIGQNALVQKANEIYNEFAPFARLGENVTYVEFYPFIDKGIAKADEFSKSIKTKDANFNKLLKLAVATDVEELTYTFFRMPRSAFPDKDDRPAVIKTWMADKKFTDPDLLKLANGVSLMTNYFFYVSINSGEKPKRLDLTESITHITDPALKDVYLREEVATSRMKIEEYEKIAPSIKPFMISDASKAFLLEYEKVLHKSVGQKGLDFTYNDINNKPVSFSDFKGKFVYIDLWATWCGPCKAEIPHMKKIEEDYHGKNIVFVSLSLDKPKDAQKWKDYVTKEQLKGIQLMADKDFSSDVAKNYDVNAIPRFLLFDTKGNIINADALRPSNPELRVQLDKLLKS, encoded by the coding sequence ATGAAAAAAAACATTTTTTATTTCATTTTAACCTTTATCACGGTTCAAATGAGTTTTGCTGCCAATCTTTCTGAATATGCAGTAATTAGAGGAACAATTTCAATTCCAGATTTCAAAGCAAAAGAAGTTACGCTTTACAATGTCGAAGATGGAAAGCCAGCCGTTGCTGCTACCGCAAAAGTCAATTCGCTGGGGGAATTTGGCTTTATGACACCAGTTTCAGCTGCTGGCTTTTATTATGTCGATTATGGACAGTTTAAAGGAAAAAAACAGTTAATTCGTTTATATCTGGAACCTAAATTGGACATCAATTTAGCAGTCAATCCAACAAATTATGTTTTAAGCGGCAAAAACATCGGACAAAATGCTTTGGTGCAAAAAGCAAACGAAATCTACAACGAATTTGCGCCTTTTGCACGTTTGGGCGAAAATGTAACCTATGTAGAGTTTTATCCCTTCATTGATAAAGGAATTGCCAAAGCAGATGAATTTTCAAAATCAATTAAAACGAAAGATGCCAATTTCAATAAACTATTAAAATTAGCTGTAGCAACAGATGTTGAAGAATTGACTTATACTTTTTTTAGAATGCCAAGAAGCGCATTTCCTGACAAAGACGATCGTCCAGCGGTAATTAAAACTTGGATGGCAGACAAGAAGTTTACAGATCCAGATTTGCTAAAATTAGCGAATGGAGTTTCTTTAATGACAAATTATTTTTTCTACGTAAGCATCAATAGTGGTGAGAAACCAAAACGTTTAGATTTAACAGAATCAATTACTCATATTACAGATCCGGCCTTAAAAGATGTTTACCTTCGTGAAGAAGTGGCAACTTCAAGAATGAAAATTGAAGAATACGAAAAAATTGCGCCAAGCATTAAACCTTTTATGATTTCTGATGCGAGTAAAGCATTTTTATTGGAATATGAAAAAGTATTGCACAAAAGTGTAGGGCAGAAAGGATTAGATTTTACCTACAATGACATAAACAACAAACCGGTTTCCTTTTCAGATTTTAAAGGTAAATTTGTATACATCGATTTATGGGCAACTTGGTGCGGACCATGTAAAGCAGAGATTCCTCACATGAAAAAAATCGAAGAAGATTACCACGGAAAAAATATTGTTTTTGTAAGTCTTTCGTTAGATAAACCAAAAGATGCACAAAAATGGAAAGATTACGTTACCAAAGAACAATTGAAGGGAATTCAGTTAATGGCTGACAAAGATTTTAGTTCTGATGTGGCGAAAAATTATGATGTAAATGCGATTCCTAGATTTTTATTGTTTGATACAAAAGGAAACATCATCAATGCAGATGCGCTTCGCCCGTCAAATCCAGAATTGAGAGTGCAGCTGGATAAATTATTGAAGAGCTAA
- a CDS encoding retropepsin-like aspartic protease: MKKIAFFLILIFGCAIQAQTSIQKSIKTFEKAFQNKNYAEMKDLLAPQFTVGVGDSSSNEFYLNSIFKAFPALDSIQIGKSAVLKNETFVLVDFCFNGKEKKPSQIVFNSENKMLYVTFFDSLYKVDRHAQVKQVASIPFEIIENGIAIKIKLNKADREFLMLFDTGADGMALNPDSAYKAGVVVTKTKSASVVGGSQQVQYSADNTIYIGDQVLKNQGLVIFPKHGVYDGLFGANLLRNYITSVNFDTMTIDLYNFGNFNYWGKAKPLVFDYKSGLPVVKMNLTFEDKKTVEGSFTFDTGAGYDLIAYGPFNHKNNLEASLKTEYSSTNFSLGKQTKIVGGAIPNVAINGNNFPNVTIAVQEYDEANKNWAFADGSLGIDLIRRFNFTIDLLHKTVYLEPNKNFKKASSFYLSGLILEFDEKQNLLVKKIIDQENAELKNVKTEAKVTQINDFEAKDLLNPENLKKLKQTKESKDFIIEQGDQSMRISI; this comes from the coding sequence ATGAAAAAGATAGCATTCTTTTTAATACTGATTTTTGGCTGTGCAATTCAGGCTCAAACCAGCATCCAGAAATCTATTAAAACTTTCGAAAAAGCTTTTCAGAACAAAAATTACGCTGAAATGAAAGATCTTCTGGCGCCGCAGTTTACCGTTGGCGTTGGAGATTCTTCTTCAAACGAATTTTATCTGAATAGTATTTTCAAAGCATTTCCAGCTTTAGATTCGATTCAGATTGGGAAATCTGCGGTGCTTAAAAATGAAACTTTTGTCTTGGTTGATTTTTGTTTTAACGGAAAAGAAAAAAAGCCGTCTCAAATTGTTTTCAATTCTGAAAATAAAATGCTGTATGTAACTTTTTTCGATTCTTTGTATAAAGTTGACCGACACGCGCAAGTAAAACAAGTAGCAAGCATTCCGTTTGAAATTATCGAAAACGGAATCGCCATTAAAATAAAACTGAATAAAGCAGATCGCGAGTTTTTAATGCTTTTTGATACAGGCGCAGACGGAATGGCGCTCAATCCAGACAGCGCATACAAAGCCGGAGTTGTAGTGACCAAAACCAAATCGGCGTCTGTAGTTGGCGGGAGCCAGCAAGTGCAGTATTCTGCGGATAATACCATTTATATTGGCGATCAGGTTCTGAAAAATCAAGGCTTGGTTATTTTTCCGAAACATGGTGTTTACGACGGATTGTTTGGTGCAAACCTGCTTCGAAATTATATTACCTCAGTCAATTTTGATACCATGACGATCGACTTGTACAATTTTGGAAATTTTAATTACTGGGGAAAAGCAAAGCCATTGGTTTTTGACTATAAATCGGGACTTCCGGTAGTAAAAATGAATCTGACTTTTGAAGATAAAAAAACAGTCGAAGGCAGTTTCACTTTTGATACTGGAGCAGGTTACGATCTTATTGCTTACGGACCTTTCAATCATAAAAACAATCTCGAAGCAAGCCTAAAAACCGAGTATAGCTCGACTAATTTCAGTTTAGGAAAACAAACCAAAATTGTTGGAGGCGCTATTCCAAATGTTGCCATTAACGGAAACAACTTCCCAAACGTAACAATTGCAGTGCAGGAATACGATGAGGCCAATAAAAACTGGGCTTTCGCCGACGGATCTCTAGGAATTGATTTAATCAGACGATTCAATTTTACCATCGATTTACTGCATAAAACAGTGTATCTCGAGCCTAACAAAAATTTCAAAAAAGCTTCTTCTTTCTATTTAAGCGGACTTATTTTGGAGTTTGACGAAAAACAGAATCTTCTCGTAAAGAAAATTATCGATCAGGAAAATGCAGAGTTGAAAAATGTCAAAACTGAGGCAAAAGTCACTCAAATCAATGACTTTGAAGCCAAAGATTTACTGAATCCTGAAAATCTTAAAAAACTCAAACAAACCAAAGAAAGTAAAGATTTTATCATCGAGCAAGGTGATCAATCTATGAGAATTTCAATTTAA
- a CDS encoding thioredoxin family protein: protein MKRFIRIASAVLLLACPSIALKAQAQSTQESWEKTKKQAQTEKKLIFVDLYFTGCMPCAQMDKEVFPDPKVTAVLNADFVTFKSDILKEEIGKKLCMKYGVTGFPTFLLMNSDGKIIDIAGGFHDVEQFTALLQNAKEAAKKGIFKKYSTEIQEKDYPDFYKEAYLNGKRNVPFDVIDTYLKSPNVSDEISFVIITGLRVGKQYDDPFLFASKKLAKDYGTWNVTTHVFGILQRKKKEFEKKNDLKGFTELVNDSKELYTPEEFTKYSGILLKDFGVEKVVVKPNAAQK from the coding sequence ATGAAACGATTTATTAGAATCGCAAGCGCAGTTTTGCTGCTTGCCTGTCCATCTATTGCCTTAAAAGCACAAGCGCAATCCACTCAAGAAAGTTGGGAAAAAACCAAAAAACAGGCGCAAACAGAGAAAAAGTTAATCTTTGTCGATCTGTATTTCACAGGCTGTATGCCATGCGCGCAAATGGACAAAGAAGTATTTCCAGACCCGAAAGTAACAGCAGTTTTAAACGCCGATTTTGTCACTTTCAAATCGGATATTTTAAAAGAAGAAATCGGTAAAAAGTTATGCATGAAATATGGCGTTACCGGATTTCCGACTTTTTTATTGATGAATTCTGATGGAAAAATAATTGACATTGCAGGTGGTTTTCATGATGTAGAGCAATTTACTGCCCTGCTTCAAAATGCTAAAGAAGCGGCTAAAAAAGGAATTTTTAAAAAGTATAGTACAGAAATTCAAGAAAAAGATTATCCTGATTTTTACAAGGAAGCATATTTAAACGGAAAAAGAAATGTTCCTTTCGATGTTATAGATACGTATTTAAAATCTCCAAATGTTTCTGACGAAATTTCTTTTGTGATCATTACAGGTTTAAGAGTGGGCAAGCAATATGATGACCCATTTCTTTTTGCAAGTAAAAAATTAGCGAAAGATTACGGGACATGGAATGTGACAACTCATGTATTTGGCATTTTGCAGCGCAAGAAAAAAGAGTTCGAAAAAAAGAACGATTTAAAAGGATTTACAGAATTGGTAAATGACTCGAAAGAACTTTATACGCCAGAAGAATTTACCAAATATTCAGGCATTTTATTGAAAGATTTTGGGGTTGAAAAAGTTGTAGTGAAACCAAATGCTGCGCAAAAATAA